In Athalia rosae chromosome 6, iyAthRosa1.1, whole genome shotgun sequence, one DNA window encodes the following:
- the LOC105688631 gene encoding probable phosphoserine aminotransferase: MTDVANFSGVINFGAGPAKLPQKVLKDVQDEFLSYANTKISVVELSHRSSDFAKILEHAQSSVRDILKIPKNFHILFLQGGGTGMFAAVPLNLLKKTGTADYIVTGSWSAKAAKEAEKYGKVNLVLPKTSKYTDIPDPSTWNLNSEASYVYYCANETVHGIEFDYIPEVGNVPLVADMSSNILTRPIDFTKFAVVFAGAQKNIGPAGVTLVIVRDDVLRNPMPICPTVLDFTVMAKDNSNHNTPPTFQIYVVGRVFDWVKENGGVEGMEKLAITKSKILYDMIENSNGFYYSPVTCNARSRMNVPFRIGGDDEELEKAFLNGALARGMLQLKGHRSVGGIRASLFNAITIEDVKALVTYMEYFYRLHRKQES; encoded by the exons ATGACGGACGTTGCTAATTTCTCTGGTGTTATCAACTTTGGTGCGGGACCGGCCAAACTACCTCAAAAG GTACTCAAAGATGTGCAGGATGAATTTCTCAGTTACGCCAATACAAAAATTAGTGTTGTTGAGCTCAGCCACAGGTCGAgtgattttgcaaaaattctgGAACATGCCCAATCCAGTGTTAGAGATATATT aaaaattcccaaaaacTTCCACATCTTGTTTCTCCAAGGAGGTGGAACTGGTATGTTTGCAGCTGTGCCGCTGAAccttttaaaaaaaacaggaacagCTGACTACATTGTGACTG gGTCATGGTCTGCAAAAGCTGcaaaagaagcagaaaaatatggaaaagtGAACTTAGTACTTCCTAAGACAAGCAAGTATACTGATATCCCTGATCCTTCGACTTGGAACCTGAATTCAGAAGCTTCTTATGTTTATTACTGTGCTAATGAGACAGTTCATG GTATTGAATTTGACTATATCCCCGAAGTCGGAAATGTTCCTCTGGTGGCTGACATGTCCTCAAATATTTTGACACGCCCCATAGATTTTACAAAG TTTGCAGTTGTATTTGCTGGagcacaaaaaaatattggacCTGCCGGTGTTACACTAGTAATAGTACGAGATGATGTATTGAGAAATCCTATGCCAATCTGTCCTACCGTTTTAGACTTCACTGTTATGGCAAAGGATAATTCTAATCACAATACACCACCTACATTTCA AATATACGTCGTAGGTCGAGTATTTGATTGGGTTAAGGAGAATGGAGGAGTTGAGGGCATGGAAAAGTTGGCGATAACAAAGAGCAAAATTCTCTATGATATGATTGAGAATTCAAATGGCTTTTACTACAGTCCTGTTACGTGTAATGCCCGTAGCCGAATGAATGTTCCTTTCAGAATTGGTGGCGATGATGAAGAATTGGAAAAGGCTTTTCTAAATGGAGCATTAGCCAGAGGGATGCTGCAGCTCAAGGGTCACAG ATCGGTAGGTGGCATACGTGCTTCTTTGTTTAATGCAATTACCATCGAAGATGTGAAAGCATTAGTGACTTACATGGAATACTTTTATCGCCTTCATCGCAAGCAGGAAAGCTAA
- the LOC105688635 gene encoding uncharacterized protein LOC105688635, which yields MEIMEDGNLVDRVRILLQRDMKYYQEKQTVLRETICTGISGGKLDFPRHASFAATKIVAWWEAEFTTTFKESSGLSSTGMKDTGLANCGGVVKHSEPAEFVTMIVDTSEQLLEHLHTLTQEALDHADLTVLTATLGAAALVRNCLWSYNQKTKTSTPAQSSNKIHKCFKSYQEIAEALAERLLDLHCRLISLYILNEADSFDWQSCRPFFEKERCSFVIQMWWLYMQGTKDDLWNTVPPKMAQRVFAGMLDESLTIITARFVHGRPSLARCGQFWADVFNVLCCTANLALATFVSGSEMVGFNMNRLSIISRDIHAKCGELLVSLLLRGTPLNVLFQVLRDGLENLDMSLPRRGPAPWLITSMPDLLPPSSENIDSLKLLADGPAIAIEMKILRAQPQPDWRQLMKTLLMRNSKVSTILLEEFCKQSIGFKSDDSFTEKEKSKVEEEQEGCGGFLCSGHDCSRPASTPALWSYSLTYISIIADMDATDVIIPALLQDSDWSKCLDREQVWNQIRPPWLHAIITPLYPVMAPVVTTLLDAIRTGASIYQTMSLALACFSELYICAPAGLLRTVLKINDNIPAHCHPIGGSVLLQILCTALYTNFLKVKADAGTNSSSFFALNEPQLIAGSLDRNDITALAIALGEAICSIDEDDKHTLQIDSLLDLVNQRVESENLSWRGIDSEGLTSVAEAYADELLFTPEGRLAIKVIHEYIVHSSDWILSCLGIEGEKTMIGAPKYIPGTPVPQPLLHVMFHIGCKPFDQLLIDYMQADWLRVLKIPQAITVERIRSQILKRPEFKEMANLPPGDKEATEALKLLCSTRKASRLI from the exons ATGGAGATTATGGAAGATGGAAATTTAGTTGATAGAGTTCGGATATTGCTGCAAAGAGATATGAAATACTACCAG GAGAAACAGACCGTGTTGCGTGAAACAATCTGCACAGGAATAAGTGGTGGAAAATTAGATTTTCCAAGGCACGCTTCTTTTGCGGCAACTAAAATTGTGgcttggtgggaggctgaattTACAACAACTTTCAAAGAATCGTCTGGCCTTAGTTCCACAGGCATGAAAGATACAGGTTTAGCCAATTGTGGGGGAGTTGTAAAACATTCCGAGCCAGCAGAGTTTGTTACCATGATAGTTGATACATCGGAACAGCTCttag AACATTTACATACCCTGACTCAAGAGGCGTTGGATCATGCTGATTTAACAGTTCTGACTGCGACATTGGGGGCGGCAGCTTTAGTACGAAATTGTTTATGGAGTTATaatcagaaaacaaaaacatctACTCCTGCACAGTCGag CAATAAAATACACAAATGCTTCAAATCATATCAAGAAATAGCGGAAGCTTTAGCAGAGCGGCTTCTCGATCTACATTGTCGTTTAATTTCGTTGTACATTTTAAATGAAGCCGATTCATTCGATTGGCAAAGTTGTCGAccattctttgaaaaagagCGCTGTTCTTTTGTGATTCAAATGTGGTGGCTTTACATGCAAG GTACCAAGGATGACCTTTGGAATACAGTTCCTCCAAAAATGGCACAGCGCGTTTTTGCTGGGATGTTGGATGAATCCTTGACCATTATCACAGCACGTTTTGTCCat GGCCGTCCTAGTCTCGCTCGTTGTGGTCAATTTTGGGCAGATGTCTTCAATGTTTTATGCTGCACAGCAAACTTGGCACTAGCTACATTCGTCAGTGGCAGTGAGATGGTTGGCTTCAATATGAACAGATTATCTATAATTTCAAGAGACATACATGCTAAGTGTGGTGAATTACTCGTTTCCCTACTACTGAGAGGAACACCTTTAAACGTACTGTTCCAG GTTCTCCGCgatggattagaaaatttagaTATGTCGCTACCACGCCGAGGTCCAGCTCCGTGGCTAATAACAAGTATGCCAGATCTCTTACCACCTTCATCAGAAAATATTGATAGCCTAAAGCTTCTTGCCGATGGTCCAGCAATCGCgattgagatgaaaattttaagagCTCAGCCCCAGCCTGACTGGCGTCAATTAATGAAA ACATTGTTAATGCGAAACAGTAAAGTTTCCACAATACTACTTGAAGAATTCTGTAAACAAAGCATTGGTTTCAAATCGGACGATAGTTtcactgaaaaagaaaaaagtaaagttgAAGAAGAGCAGGAGGGATGTGGAGGATTTTTATGCTCCGGGCATGATTGCTCTCGGCCTGCTTCAACCCCAGCATTATGGTCGTACAGTCTCACTTACATTTCTATAATTGCTGACATGGATGCAACAGATGTAATTATTCCGGCTCTCCTACAAGACTCGGATTGGTCAAAGTGCCTCGATAGAGAACAG GTTTGGAATCAGATAAGACCGCCGTGGCTACACGCTATTATCACACCCTTATATCCCGTGATGGCACCTGTTGTAACGACACTGCTCGATGCTATCAGG ACGGGAGCAAGCATCTATCAAACAATGTCTTTAGCCCTGGCGTGCTTCAGCGAACTTTATATCTGCGCACCAGCAGGTTTGCTTCGTACGGTTTTGAAGATAAACGATAACATTCCTGCTCATTGCCACCCAATAGGTGGTTCAGTACTTCTCCAGATACTGTGCACTGCTCTATACACTAATTTCCTAAAAGTCAAAGCTGATGCTGGAACTAattcttcatcattttttgcGCTAAATGAACCCCAGTTGATTGCTGGTAGTCTTGATCGAAACGATATCACTGCCTTGGCCATTGCCCTGGGAGAAGCAATTTGCAGCATCGATGAGGATGATAAACATACTTTGCAAATTGATTCTTTGTTGGATTTAGTTAATCAGAG AGTGGAGTCTGAGAACTTGAGCTGGCGGGGAATAGATTCTGAGGGTTTGACAAGCGTAGCCGAAGCTTACGCTGATGAGCTCTTATTTACACCTGAAGGCCGGCTTGCAATAAAA GTAATTCACGAATATATAGTTCATAGTTCGGATTGGATACTGAGTTGCTTGGGGATTGAAGGGGAAAAGACAATGATTGGGGCTCCGAAATACATCCCAGGCACACCGGTGCCACAACCGCTTTTGCATGTCATGTTTCATATTGGATGCAAACCTTTTGATCAA CTTCTCATTGATTACATGCAGGCTGATTGGTTAAGAGTTTTGAAAATACCCCAAGCCATAACTGTAGAGCGTATTCGCAGTCAAATTTTAAAACGGCCCGAGTTTAAAGAAATGGCAAATCTCCCACCAGGGGACAAAGAAGCTACCGAAGCTCTAAAATTGTTATGTAGCACCAGGAAAGCTAGCCGGCTGATATAA
- the LOC105688633 gene encoding frataxin homolog, mitochondrial: MLSRIVLSIPVLRTVIKATPHITNRRFRGETKNFNRSRQFQNHFTRIIGTNRKDRKDILLELRSMKAYYSSETIGPYKPDLELNSVQFEKISNDTLESLTEYFDELVEGAAHLKDADVSYGDGVLTVKFGKQEGTYVINRQTPNKQIWLSSPKSGPKRYDFVDGKWIYKHDGKSLHDLLNKEIPAIIRNQALFEKCSYSGMEQYSDRAESNSIPD; encoded by the exons ATGTTATCGAGAATAGTATTAAGCATCCCAGTACTTAGAACCGTAATAAAAGCTACGCCTCATATTACGAATCGTAGATTTCGAGgagaaactaaaaatttcaacagaaGTCGACAATTCCAAAATCATTTCACACGCATAATAGGAACTAATCGAAAGGACCGCAAAGATATCCTTCTCGAATTGAGATCTATGAAGGCATATTATTCCTCAGAAACAATAGGTCCATACAAACCAGATCT GGAACTCAATTCTGTGCAGTTTGAGAAGATAAGCAACGATACCTTAGAGTCATTGACTGAATACTTTGACGAGCTAGTCGAGGGAGCAGCACACTTGAAAGACGCCGATGTCTCTTATGGG GATGGTGTACTAACTGTGAAGTTTGGGAAGCAAGAAGGAACCTATGTAATAAACCGTCAAACTCCCAACAAACAGATTTGGTTATCTTCTCCAAAATCTGGACCTAAGCGCTATGACTTTGTGGATGGCAAGTGGATATATAAACATGATGGAAAATCTCTGCATGATTTACTGAACAAGGAAATACCAGCTATTATAAGGAACCAAGCGTTGTTTGAGAAATGTTCCTATAGTGGAATGGAACAATATTCTGATCGAGCAGAATCCAACTCTATCCCTGACTAG